In Cololabis saira isolate AMF1-May2022 chromosome 14, fColSai1.1, whole genome shotgun sequence, a single genomic region encodes these proteins:
- the mtmr4 gene encoding myotubularin-related protein 4 isoform X1, whose translation MSLAGRVSCSMLNCFGEEGPPSLEYIKAKDLFPQKELVKEDENLQVPFPVLQGEGVEYLGRADEAIIAISNYRLHIKFKDSVINTYPGVDNQISVPLRLIEGVESRDMFQLHIICKDSKVVRCHFATFKQCQEWAKRLNRAIAHPSRLEDLFALAYHAWCLGGSADDEDQHVHLCRPGDNVRHRMEMEVKRMGFDTQNLWRVSDINCNYKLCSSYPQKFLVPIWITDKELESVASFRSWKRIPVVVYRHQKNGVVIARCSQPEISWWGWRNTDDEYLVSSIAKACQMDTGAKGPPASRQRGDAPDSSDSDFDSSLTGGPGCDDNTVPQKLLILDARSYTAAVANRAKGGGCECEEYYPNCEVMFMGMANIHAIRNSFQALRTVCSQIPDPGNWLSALESTRWLQHLSVMLKAAALVCSAVEREGRPVLVHCSDGWDRTPQIVALAKVLLDPYYRTLEGFQLLVETDWLDFGHKFGDRCGHQENSDDVSEQCPVFLQWLDCVHQLLKQFPCLFEFNEAFLVKLVQHTYSCLYGTFLCNNSREREAKNVYKRTCSVWSLLRTGNKNFQNFLYIPSHDMVLQPVCHTRALQLWTAVYLPTSSPCTAVDESVELYLPPCVTGDELTSRSLDRLPKTRSMDNLLSAVENGVPLTRTSSDPNLNKHCQEGRAALEMSSAMENTSADGSGELVPDTRVEQQLGLHHPATSPEVVPAAECAEDKPEEPCLTTQPLPSPPLPPVSVTSDITHSAFNTPVLHQALPQITNPPCPEPPLEEAESPCSPAARPTSPTHKSEPCLPLPCKSSQPAANPPTSLLNGHFDGHVNGLLALKQQTPLAPMEDSTETLTDEGELPPTSPSPVTQPLTHSLLNEKQAELQPHVHPHEKENEDTRTEVVKGRERMSTVAAATINSAQANVRHLISRSQLSDLSLLGSHWDSVQGLVQSACSHSAVSRALQPNNYQSRQLASKLLRAHGLALASGAQCCRREALCCSPLQLSAARSAGYNSLYGPAIAALNAYSLAGHQLQHAPYSSPSASSSPPPSQTPAYLDDDGLPVPLDAVQQRLRQIEAGYKQEVEVLRHQVRQLQMRLESKQYGTPPSEPDIDYEDDITCLRESDNSNEEDSLSTHSEDRLSEGSWDRVERKDAEVTRWVPDHMASHCFNCDCEFWMAKRRHHCRNCGNVFCKDCCHLKLPIPDQQLYDAVLVCNTCHDQLLESRTREIRSQQLKKAIATASS comes from the exons ATGAGCCTCGCAGGAAGAGTCTCCTGCTCCATGCTCAACTGCTTC GGTGAAGAGGGGCCCCCCAGTCTGGAGTACATCAAGGCCAAGGACCTGTTCCCCCAGAAGGAGCTGGTGAAGGAGGATGAAAACCTTCAG GTGCCGTTCCCAGTTCTTCAGGGGGAGGGGGTTGAATATCTTGGCCGTGCTGATGAAGCCATCATTGCCATTTCCAACTACAGACTCCACATCAAGTTCAAAGACTCCGTCATCAAT ACGTACCCAGGTGTGGACAATCAAATCTCT GTCCCATTAAGGCTGATAGAAGGCGTGGAGAGCAGAGATATGTTCCAGCTGCACATCATCTGTAAGGACTCGAAGGTTGTCCG ATGCCACTTTGCAACATTCAAGCAGTGCCAGGAGTGGGCCAAGCGTCTGAACCGGGCCATCGCCCACCCTTCTCGGTTGGAGGACCTTTTCGCCCTGGCCTATCACGCCTGGTGTCTGGGAGGCAGCGCAGACGATGAAGACCAGCACGTTCATCTCTGCCGCCCAG GCGACAACGTACGTCACAGAATGGAGATGGAGGTCAAAAGGATGGGCTTCGACACGCAGAATCTGTGGAGAGTGTCCGACATCAACTGCAACTACAA GTTGTGCTCCAGCTACCCTCAAAAGTTTCTGGTTCCAATATGGATCACTGATAAGGAGCTGGAAAGCGTGGCTTCCTTCAGGTCCTGGAAGAGGATCCCTGTGGTGGTGTACAG GCATCAGAAGAACGGTGTAGTGATTGCCCGCTGCAGCCAGCCCGAGATCAGCTGGTGGGGCTGGAGGAACACAGACGACGAGTACCTGGTCTCGTCCATCGCTAAGGCCTGTCAGATGGACACCGGAGCCAAGGGGCCACCAGCCAGCCGGCAACGGGGGGATGCACCAGACTCTTCTGACAGCGACTTTG ACTCCTCTCTGACAGGTGGCCCTGGCTGCGATGACAACACTGTGccacagaaactgctgatcCTGGACGCCCGCTCATACACTGCTGCAGTGGCCAACCGAGCCAAGGGCGGAGGCTGTGAATGTGAAG agtACTACCCAAACTGTGAGGTAATGTTTATGGGAATGGCCAACATCCACGCCATCCGCAACAGCTTCCAGGCTCTGAGGACTGTCTGCAGTCAGATCCCGGATCCAGGAAA CTGGCTGTCAGCACTCGAGAGCACCCGATGGCTGCAGCACCTGTCCGTCATGCTGAAGGCGGCCGCGCTAGTGTGTTCAGCCGTGGAGCGGGAAGGCCGACCCGTCCTGGTACACTGTTCCGACGGATGGGATCGCACACCTCAGATAGTAGCCCTGGCCAAGGTTCTGCTGGACCCCTACTACAGGACGTTAGAG GGTTTCCAGCTGCTTGTAGAAACTGACTGGTTGGACTTTGGCCATAAGTTCGGGGACCGCTGCGGCCACCAGGAGAACTCGGATGATGTGAGCGAACAGTGTCCGGTCTTCCTGCAGTGGCTGGACTGTGTTCACCAGCTGCTCAAACAGTTCCCCTGCCTGTTTGAGTTCAACGAGGCCTTCCTG GTCAAGTTGGTGCAGCACACATACTCGTGCCTTTACGGCACGTTTCTGTGTAACAACAGTCGCGAGAGAGAGGCAAAGAACGTCTACAAACGAACCTGCTCGGTGTGGTCGCTGCTTCGCACAGGAAACAAGAACTTCCAAAACTTCCTCTACATCCCCAGTCATGACATG GTGCTGCAGCCAGTCTGCCATACTCGTGCGCTACAGCTGTGGACAGCTGTTTACCTGCCCACATCCTCCCCCTGCACAGCTGTGGATGAATCTGTGGAGCTCTACCTCCCCCCATGCGTCACAGGAGACGAGCTCACCTCCCGCTCCCTCGACAG ACTTCCCAAGACCCGCTCCATGGACAACCTGCTGTCAGCTGTTGAGAACGGGGTTCCTCTGACGCGTACTTCTAGTGACCCTAATCTCAATAAGCACTGCCAGGAGGGTCGCGCTGCACTGGAAATGTCATCTGCCATGGAGAACACATCTGCAGATGGCTCTGGAGAGCTCGTCCCAGACACGAGAGTGGAGCAGCAGCTCGGACTTCACCATCCTGCTACGAGCCCAGAGGTTGTTCCAGCTGCAGAGTGTGCAGAAGACAAACCGGAGGAGCCTTGTCTTACCACTCAGCCCCTGCCTTCTCCACCCCTCCCTCCGGTCTCTGTCACTTCTGACATCACACACTCCGCCTTTAACACTCCGGTCCTCCACCAAGCTTTGCCTCAGATCACGAACCCTCCATGCCCAGAGCCTCCGCTGGAAGAGGCTGAAAGCCCCTGTAGTCCTGCTGCCCGCCCCACGTCACCCACTCACAAATCAGAGCCGTGCTTACCTCTCCCTTGCAAGAGCAGTCAACCTGCAGCCAACCCGCCCACCTCGCTGCTGAACGGACACTTTGACGGTCATGTGAACGGCCTGCTGGCTCTGAAGCAACAAACCCCACTCGCTCCCATGGAAGACTCCACTGAGACTCTCACAGATGAGGGGGAGCTCCCCCCGACCTCCCCCTCCCCAGTAACCCAGCCCCTTACCCACAGTCTTCTAAACGAAAAGCAGGCTGAGCTGCAGCCTCATGTTCACCCCCATGAGAAGGAGAACGAGGACACGAGGACAGAGGTAGTGAAAGGAAGGGAGCGAATGTCAACAGTTGCAGCTGCTACTATAAACTCTGCCCAGGCCAACGTTCGCCATCTGATCTCCCGGAGCCAGCTCTCAGATCTGTCCCTGCTGGGCTCTCACTGGGACAGCGTCCAGGGCCTGGTCCAGTCCGCCTGCAGCCATTCTGCCGTGAGCCGAGCCCTGCAGCCCAACAACTACCAGAGCCGCCAGCTTGCTAGTAAACTCCTCCGTGCCCACGGCCTGGCTCTGGCCAGCGGCGCCCAGTGCTGCCGCAGGGAGGCGCTGTGTTGCAGCCCCCTGCAGCTTTCTGCTGCCCGGAGTGCAGGCTACAACAGCCTGTACGGCCCCGCCATCGCCGCCCTCAACGCCTACTCCCTGGCCGGGCATCAGCTGCAGCACGCACCGTACTCTTCCCCCTCTGCCTCCAGCTCCCCTCCCCCATCTCAGACCCCGGCGTACCTGGATGACGACGGGCTGCCGGTGCCGCTGGACGCCGTGCAGCAGAGATTGCGGCAGATCGAGGCCGGTTACAagcaggaggtggaggtgcTCCGGCATCAGGTGCGACAGCTGCAGATGAGACTGGAGAGTAAACAGTACGGCACGCCTCCCTCAGAGCCAGACATAGACTACGAGGACGACATC ACTTGTCTGAGGGAGTCGGACAACAGCAACGAGGAGGATTCTCTGTCCACCCACAGTGAGGACCGTCTGTCTGAGGGCAGCTGGGACCGAGTGGAGCGCAAGGACGCCGAG gtCACGAGGTGGGTGCCCGACCACATGGCCTCCCACTGTTTCAACTGCGACTGTGAGTTCTGGATGGCCAAGAGACGACACCACTGCAG GAACTGTGGTAACGTGTTCTGTAAAGACTGTTGTCACCTGAAGCTGCCCATCCCGGACCAGCAGCTGTACGACGCGGTGTTGGTGTGCAACACCTGCCACGACCAGCTCCTGGAGTCGCGCACCCGCGAGATCCGCAGCCAGCAGCTCAAGAAGGCCATCGCCACGGCGTCCAGCTGA
- the mtmr4 gene encoding myotubularin-related protein 4 isoform X2 → MSLAGRVSCSMLNCFGEEGPPSLEYIKAKDLFPQKELVKEDENLQVPFPVLQGEGVEYLGRADEAIIAISNYRLHIKFKDSVINVPLRLIEGVESRDMFQLHIICKDSKVVRCHFATFKQCQEWAKRLNRAIAHPSRLEDLFALAYHAWCLGGSADDEDQHVHLCRPGDNVRHRMEMEVKRMGFDTQNLWRVSDINCNYKLCSSYPQKFLVPIWITDKELESVASFRSWKRIPVVVYRHQKNGVVIARCSQPEISWWGWRNTDDEYLVSSIAKACQMDTGAKGPPASRQRGDAPDSSDSDFDSSLTGGPGCDDNTVPQKLLILDARSYTAAVANRAKGGGCECEEYYPNCEVMFMGMANIHAIRNSFQALRTVCSQIPDPGNWLSALESTRWLQHLSVMLKAAALVCSAVEREGRPVLVHCSDGWDRTPQIVALAKVLLDPYYRTLEGFQLLVETDWLDFGHKFGDRCGHQENSDDVSEQCPVFLQWLDCVHQLLKQFPCLFEFNEAFLVKLVQHTYSCLYGTFLCNNSREREAKNVYKRTCSVWSLLRTGNKNFQNFLYIPSHDMVLQPVCHTRALQLWTAVYLPTSSPCTAVDESVELYLPPCVTGDELTSRSLDRLPKTRSMDNLLSAVENGVPLTRTSSDPNLNKHCQEGRAALEMSSAMENTSADGSGELVPDTRVEQQLGLHHPATSPEVVPAAECAEDKPEEPCLTTQPLPSPPLPPVSVTSDITHSAFNTPVLHQALPQITNPPCPEPPLEEAESPCSPAARPTSPTHKSEPCLPLPCKSSQPAANPPTSLLNGHFDGHVNGLLALKQQTPLAPMEDSTETLTDEGELPPTSPSPVTQPLTHSLLNEKQAELQPHVHPHEKENEDTRTEVVKGRERMSTVAAATINSAQANVRHLISRSQLSDLSLLGSHWDSVQGLVQSACSHSAVSRALQPNNYQSRQLASKLLRAHGLALASGAQCCRREALCCSPLQLSAARSAGYNSLYGPAIAALNAYSLAGHQLQHAPYSSPSASSSPPPSQTPAYLDDDGLPVPLDAVQQRLRQIEAGYKQEVEVLRHQVRQLQMRLESKQYGTPPSEPDIDYEDDITCLRESDNSNEEDSLSTHSEDRLSEGSWDRVERKDAEVTRWVPDHMASHCFNCDCEFWMAKRRHHCRNCGNVFCKDCCHLKLPIPDQQLYDAVLVCNTCHDQLLESRTREIRSQQLKKAIATASS, encoded by the exons ATGAGCCTCGCAGGAAGAGTCTCCTGCTCCATGCTCAACTGCTTC GGTGAAGAGGGGCCCCCCAGTCTGGAGTACATCAAGGCCAAGGACCTGTTCCCCCAGAAGGAGCTGGTGAAGGAGGATGAAAACCTTCAG GTGCCGTTCCCAGTTCTTCAGGGGGAGGGGGTTGAATATCTTGGCCGTGCTGATGAAGCCATCATTGCCATTTCCAACTACAGACTCCACATCAAGTTCAAAGACTCCGTCATCAAT GTCCCATTAAGGCTGATAGAAGGCGTGGAGAGCAGAGATATGTTCCAGCTGCACATCATCTGTAAGGACTCGAAGGTTGTCCG ATGCCACTTTGCAACATTCAAGCAGTGCCAGGAGTGGGCCAAGCGTCTGAACCGGGCCATCGCCCACCCTTCTCGGTTGGAGGACCTTTTCGCCCTGGCCTATCACGCCTGGTGTCTGGGAGGCAGCGCAGACGATGAAGACCAGCACGTTCATCTCTGCCGCCCAG GCGACAACGTACGTCACAGAATGGAGATGGAGGTCAAAAGGATGGGCTTCGACACGCAGAATCTGTGGAGAGTGTCCGACATCAACTGCAACTACAA GTTGTGCTCCAGCTACCCTCAAAAGTTTCTGGTTCCAATATGGATCACTGATAAGGAGCTGGAAAGCGTGGCTTCCTTCAGGTCCTGGAAGAGGATCCCTGTGGTGGTGTACAG GCATCAGAAGAACGGTGTAGTGATTGCCCGCTGCAGCCAGCCCGAGATCAGCTGGTGGGGCTGGAGGAACACAGACGACGAGTACCTGGTCTCGTCCATCGCTAAGGCCTGTCAGATGGACACCGGAGCCAAGGGGCCACCAGCCAGCCGGCAACGGGGGGATGCACCAGACTCTTCTGACAGCGACTTTG ACTCCTCTCTGACAGGTGGCCCTGGCTGCGATGACAACACTGTGccacagaaactgctgatcCTGGACGCCCGCTCATACACTGCTGCAGTGGCCAACCGAGCCAAGGGCGGAGGCTGTGAATGTGAAG agtACTACCCAAACTGTGAGGTAATGTTTATGGGAATGGCCAACATCCACGCCATCCGCAACAGCTTCCAGGCTCTGAGGACTGTCTGCAGTCAGATCCCGGATCCAGGAAA CTGGCTGTCAGCACTCGAGAGCACCCGATGGCTGCAGCACCTGTCCGTCATGCTGAAGGCGGCCGCGCTAGTGTGTTCAGCCGTGGAGCGGGAAGGCCGACCCGTCCTGGTACACTGTTCCGACGGATGGGATCGCACACCTCAGATAGTAGCCCTGGCCAAGGTTCTGCTGGACCCCTACTACAGGACGTTAGAG GGTTTCCAGCTGCTTGTAGAAACTGACTGGTTGGACTTTGGCCATAAGTTCGGGGACCGCTGCGGCCACCAGGAGAACTCGGATGATGTGAGCGAACAGTGTCCGGTCTTCCTGCAGTGGCTGGACTGTGTTCACCAGCTGCTCAAACAGTTCCCCTGCCTGTTTGAGTTCAACGAGGCCTTCCTG GTCAAGTTGGTGCAGCACACATACTCGTGCCTTTACGGCACGTTTCTGTGTAACAACAGTCGCGAGAGAGAGGCAAAGAACGTCTACAAACGAACCTGCTCGGTGTGGTCGCTGCTTCGCACAGGAAACAAGAACTTCCAAAACTTCCTCTACATCCCCAGTCATGACATG GTGCTGCAGCCAGTCTGCCATACTCGTGCGCTACAGCTGTGGACAGCTGTTTACCTGCCCACATCCTCCCCCTGCACAGCTGTGGATGAATCTGTGGAGCTCTACCTCCCCCCATGCGTCACAGGAGACGAGCTCACCTCCCGCTCCCTCGACAG ACTTCCCAAGACCCGCTCCATGGACAACCTGCTGTCAGCTGTTGAGAACGGGGTTCCTCTGACGCGTACTTCTAGTGACCCTAATCTCAATAAGCACTGCCAGGAGGGTCGCGCTGCACTGGAAATGTCATCTGCCATGGAGAACACATCTGCAGATGGCTCTGGAGAGCTCGTCCCAGACACGAGAGTGGAGCAGCAGCTCGGACTTCACCATCCTGCTACGAGCCCAGAGGTTGTTCCAGCTGCAGAGTGTGCAGAAGACAAACCGGAGGAGCCTTGTCTTACCACTCAGCCCCTGCCTTCTCCACCCCTCCCTCCGGTCTCTGTCACTTCTGACATCACACACTCCGCCTTTAACACTCCGGTCCTCCACCAAGCTTTGCCTCAGATCACGAACCCTCCATGCCCAGAGCCTCCGCTGGAAGAGGCTGAAAGCCCCTGTAGTCCTGCTGCCCGCCCCACGTCACCCACTCACAAATCAGAGCCGTGCTTACCTCTCCCTTGCAAGAGCAGTCAACCTGCAGCCAACCCGCCCACCTCGCTGCTGAACGGACACTTTGACGGTCATGTGAACGGCCTGCTGGCTCTGAAGCAACAAACCCCACTCGCTCCCATGGAAGACTCCACTGAGACTCTCACAGATGAGGGGGAGCTCCCCCCGACCTCCCCCTCCCCAGTAACCCAGCCCCTTACCCACAGTCTTCTAAACGAAAAGCAGGCTGAGCTGCAGCCTCATGTTCACCCCCATGAGAAGGAGAACGAGGACACGAGGACAGAGGTAGTGAAAGGAAGGGAGCGAATGTCAACAGTTGCAGCTGCTACTATAAACTCTGCCCAGGCCAACGTTCGCCATCTGATCTCCCGGAGCCAGCTCTCAGATCTGTCCCTGCTGGGCTCTCACTGGGACAGCGTCCAGGGCCTGGTCCAGTCCGCCTGCAGCCATTCTGCCGTGAGCCGAGCCCTGCAGCCCAACAACTACCAGAGCCGCCAGCTTGCTAGTAAACTCCTCCGTGCCCACGGCCTGGCTCTGGCCAGCGGCGCCCAGTGCTGCCGCAGGGAGGCGCTGTGTTGCAGCCCCCTGCAGCTTTCTGCTGCCCGGAGTGCAGGCTACAACAGCCTGTACGGCCCCGCCATCGCCGCCCTCAACGCCTACTCCCTGGCCGGGCATCAGCTGCAGCACGCACCGTACTCTTCCCCCTCTGCCTCCAGCTCCCCTCCCCCATCTCAGACCCCGGCGTACCTGGATGACGACGGGCTGCCGGTGCCGCTGGACGCCGTGCAGCAGAGATTGCGGCAGATCGAGGCCGGTTACAagcaggaggtggaggtgcTCCGGCATCAGGTGCGACAGCTGCAGATGAGACTGGAGAGTAAACAGTACGGCACGCCTCCCTCAGAGCCAGACATAGACTACGAGGACGACATC ACTTGTCTGAGGGAGTCGGACAACAGCAACGAGGAGGATTCTCTGTCCACCCACAGTGAGGACCGTCTGTCTGAGGGCAGCTGGGACCGAGTGGAGCGCAAGGACGCCGAG gtCACGAGGTGGGTGCCCGACCACATGGCCTCCCACTGTTTCAACTGCGACTGTGAGTTCTGGATGGCCAAGAGACGACACCACTGCAG GAACTGTGGTAACGTGTTCTGTAAAGACTGTTGTCACCTGAAGCTGCCCATCCCGGACCAGCAGCTGTACGACGCGGTGTTGGTGTGCAACACCTGCCACGACCAGCTCCTGGAGTCGCGCACCCGCGAGATCCGCAGCCAGCAGCTCAAGAAGGCCATCGCCACGGCGTCCAGCTGA